In Pelobacter propionicus DSM 2379, the genomic window GATCTATTCCTTTTTCAGTGCATGATGCTGCAAGAGAGACCTGGCCACCGCAGCAAAAATCAATACCGTGTTTTTCGAAAACCTTGGCGGTCCTGAAATCAGCTGCGACTATTTCTCCAACACTGCTATTCGAGGTTACTTTCATGATTATCTCCCGTAAGGTTTTGCAATGCCATGCATCGTCTGTAATTTGAAAAGGTATCGCTTACTTTGAGTCATGGTCAGCACATTTTGCCAGGCAAATGGATAACTTTTCCTTCAGCTCTTTTTCTTTATTCCATCTTTCTGTCACATCACGCATAATTGCAGCACATCCTTGAATATTATTCTTTTCGTCACGCAGCAAAATCATGCTGAATTCCAGAGAGACACGACTGCCGTCCTTTTTGACTCCAGGTGAGGATAACAGCCCTGTTTTGTATTTTGTCTCCCCTGTTGCCATTACCCGCCAGTAACCATCCCAGTGCCTTCCCCTCAGGTTTTCCGGAATGATTAGGTCCAGCGATTGTCCGAGTGCCTCGGTTACAGTGTGACCGAAGAGACGCTCTGCCCCGCTGTTCCAGAAAGTGATAACGCCTTCTTTATCTGATATGAGAATCGCTTCCGGAGCATCGTTGATCAACTTCTCCAGGTAAATGTCCATATCACCTCCAGAAAACCTGTTTTAAATATTTCTTGTTTAAAATATACAGCAAAGCCACAGGATTCATATTGACCCATATCAATTTAACTCAAAATAGTCGGATTTACTTAAAGTTTGGACACCATAAATAACAAACGCTCCGCGGTAAGCCACGGAGCGTTTGTTGCTGAATATTGATTTGTTGTTTTTCTGCTAACCCAACATTGCTTTCATGTCTGCCTCTACAGTTGTAATAGGCCCTATGTTGAAGTTCTCAACCAGGAAGTTAAGGACATTAGGTGTTATGAATGCAGGTAGTGACGGGCCAATCTTGATATTTTTGATGCCAAGATGCAGCAGGGTCAGGAGAATGACAACCGCTTTCTGCTCGTACCAAGACAGTACCATGGAGAGTGGAAGGTCATTGACTCCACACTTAAAGGCGTCAGCCAGAGCAACGGCGATCTGGATGGCAGAATAGGCGTCGTTGCATTGACCGACGTCTAATAGTCGAGGAATGCCGCCGATGTCACCGAATTCGAGCTTATTAAAACGATACTTTCCACAAGCCAACGTCAGAATGACAGTATCCTTTGGAGCTTTTTCGGCAAACTCGGTGTAATAGTTGCGCCCGGATTTTGCCCCATCGCAGCCACCTACCAAGAAAAAGTGCCTGATTTGCCCGGCTTTCACAGCAGCTATGACTTTATCAGCTACTCCCAGTACGGCATTATGACCAAAACCAGTCAGGATTTCCTGGCCAGGATTTTCCGGTAATGCCGGGCACTCAAGAGCTTTGTTGATAACTGCAGAGAAGTCCCATCCATCAATATGCTTGATACCAGGCCATGCTACCAATCCCCAGGTAAATAGTCGATCAGTATAAGAATCGGACGGCCTTTGGATGCAGTTTGTGTTGAAGATTATTGCTCCGGGGAAATTTACGAATTCTTTAGCCTGGTCTTGCCAAGCTCCGCCGAAATTGCCAACAAGATGGCTGTATTTTTTTAGCCCTGGATAGCCGTGGGCAGGAAGCATTTCACCATGGGTATAGACATTGATGCCTTTACCATCGGTTTGCTTCAGTAATTCTTCTAGCATCTTAAGGTCATGACCTGAGACAAGTATGGCTTTGCCGGCTTTAGTGCCAAGTTGCACAGGAGTTGGAACAGGATGCCCGTAAGTATCTGTATGGGCAGCATTGAGAAGTCCCATAACGGCTAGGTTCTGTTTACCACATTCCATTGCCAGGCCAACGAAGTCCATCAGTCCCAGGCTGGAATCGGTTGTTGCTGCTAACGCCTTTTGAAAAAATGCCATGACTTCGTCATCACTTCTGCCAAGGATCATGGCGTGATCCATATAAGCGGCCATTCCCTTAAGACCATAGATGAGGATTTCAATCACGGAACGAATGTCTTCGTTGATATGCTGGGTATTTATTCCATGCTGCTCACCCTGGGCTATCATGCCAGGCAGATCTTCAGCCGGTTTCCAGCTTGCTACAGTTCCATCGATAGTAACACCAGAGAGTGTTTTGGCTTTTTCTTTCAGTTCATAGCAACGCTTAATCAAGCCACCTATCCGGGTTGGTTCAAAATCCACATTGGTTACTGTTGTAAATAGGCCCTCAATAGTAAATCGATCTATTTCAGCATTGCGGCCAGCCTTATTAGCATACAAAGCCAGACTCTTCAGACCATAGATCAAATGATCCTGTAATGCTGCAACATCAGGTTTCTTGCCACAAACACCGGAAATATTACAACCGGTTCCGTTTGCTGTTTGCTCGCATTGATTACAAAGCATGCTCATTTGTAATTTCCCCCTTTTGTGTGGTGTTTTGTATAACCGAATTGTCGCACAATTTACTTTACCACAATCTGCTTAAATTGATATTGAATACTATTTATAGCCAATGCTCGGGATAGGAACGGTGATAAACCAGGTTATTAGTAATGATTGCCGTAGCCAGAAGGATCAGGGCTCCTGCCAATACCGGCAAAAGGATATACTCGGGGCCAACGGCACTCTGCACACCGATAAGAGCGGTGGCTCCACCTGGCGGATGCGTAGTGTGTGTCAGATTCATTACAAAAATGGCCAGACCGACACTAATTGCCATACTCAATGGCGTAGACCCGAAAATGGCAACGATAATCACAGCCACCACAGCGGAGACAAGATGACCTCCAACCAGATTACGCGGCTGCGACAGCGGCGATTCAGTGGCACCAAAGAGAAGAACCGCTGAAGCTCCGAAAGAGCCGATCAGCAAGGGATGGCCGACCATTATCGTTACTTCGCAAATTGCCAAGATACCGACTGTAGCACTAATAAAACTCCAAATGGCATAACGCAGAGACATTTGTGGCCTAGCCCCAAGAATTGGTGCCCGACAATTCTGAGGCAATCTGGCCAGCCTTTTATTAATAGCAAGGTCATTCTTTATAAATGTCGCAATACGCCTTTTCATGTAATTATCGATCCCGATTCAATGCCTTAGATACGGCACAAGCGGAATAAGCTGCTGATAATCGGTAAAACGCAACGATGTATACCAGTTGCCACCAAGCATTCCTGCCACGATTACAGTCATAAAAATAAACACCAATACTAAAGGAAAAATCCACTTACTTAAGGGCTTGTTCCAAAAAAACGGCTGCATGGCGAGCACATTTTGCTCCGGGCAGTTCGCCACACAGGAGAGACACCCTGTACACTCCGGAGATGAGACTGTTTTACAGGAATGAACCGGCAGATCTGATGGACACACAGCAGAGCATCGCTTACAACCTGTACAACCAGAAATATTACGTCTTATTTTGAAAGGACTTATGTAACTTGCCAAGCCCAACAATGCTCCATAAGGGCATAGATACCGGCACCAGAACATCTTGTAAAGCAGCGACAATATAGCCAGGCTAGCCAGAACCAGCATTGTAGTTATAGACATGCGTGTGAAGAAATGTAGCATCTTTACATCACTGACCGCCCAGTAGGGAGCATCAAGGAATTCTGCCAGCGCGTCGATCGACATGTCCAGCAGGATGAACTTGATGAATAACAGCAGTAACAGGTACTTGAT contains:
- a CDS encoding HPP family protein, which produces MKRRIATFIKNDLAINKRLARLPQNCRAPILGARPQMSLRYAIWSFISATVGILAICEVTIMVGHPLLIGSFGASAVLLFGATESPLSQPRNLVGGHLVSAVVAVIIVAIFGSTPLSMAISVGLAIFVMNLTHTTHPPGGATALIGVQSAVGPEYILLPVLAGALILLATAIITNNLVYHRSYPEHWL
- a CDS encoding 4Fe-4S binding protein — translated: MFWVIGIGIRFGLFVNSVESGAAAPLVSRPPGVEGFLPIGALTSLKYWLLSGTVHPVHPAALVIFLAILLMSLLAKKSFCSWLCPVGTISEGAQKLGRSLFGRNFRIWRWLDLLLRGIKYLLLLLFIKFILLDMSIDALAEFLDAPYWAVSDVKMLHFFTRMSITTMLVLASLAILSLLYKMFWCRYLCPYGALLGLASYISPFKIRRNISGCTGCKRCSAVCPSDLPVHSCKTVSSPECTGCLSCVANCPEQNVLAMQPFFWNKPLSKWIFPLVLVFIFMTVIVAGMLGGNWYTSLRFTDYQQLIPLVPYLRH
- a CDS encoding PAS domain-containing protein produces the protein MDIYLEKLINDAPEAILISDKEGVITFWNSGAERLFGHTVTEALGQSLDLIIPENLRGRHWDGYWRVMATGETKYKTGLLSSPGVKKDGSRVSLEFSMILLRDEKNNIQGCAAIMRDVTERWNKEKELKEKLSICLAKCADHDSK
- the hcp gene encoding hydroxylamine reductase; this translates as MLCNQCEQTANGTGCNISGVCGKKPDVAALQDHLIYGLKSLALYANKAGRNAEIDRFTIEGLFTTVTNVDFEPTRIGGLIKRCYELKEKAKTLSGVTIDGTVASWKPAEDLPGMIAQGEQHGINTQHINEDIRSVIEILIYGLKGMAAYMDHAMILGRSDDEVMAFFQKALAATTDSSLGLMDFVGLAMECGKQNLAVMGLLNAAHTDTYGHPVPTPVQLGTKAGKAILVSGHDLKMLEELLKQTDGKGINVYTHGEMLPAHGYPGLKKYSHLVGNFGGAWQDQAKEFVNFPGAIIFNTNCIQRPSDSYTDRLFTWGLVAWPGIKHIDGWDFSAVINKALECPALPENPGQEILTGFGHNAVLGVADKVIAAVKAGQIRHFFLVGGCDGAKSGRNYYTEFAEKAPKDTVILTLACGKYRFNKLEFGDIGGIPRLLDVGQCNDAYSAIQIAVALADAFKCGVNDLPLSMVLSWYEQKAVVILLTLLHLGIKNIKIGPSLPAFITPNVLNFLVENFNIGPITTVEADMKAMLG